A genomic stretch from Cyanobacteriota bacterium includes:
- a CDS encoding diheme cytochrome c: MVLGLLLLVWSVLMGWSLGQITQATPAAIAQLRPTTPTINDPLAPLPTPSPTPRSQPKPGIPGVDPVPPSYQLGQELYLETCGTCHLAIPPEVLPTATWAELLVQPRHYSVVLNLPGDPARALMWNYLRNFSRPLLADEQKPLFLDKSRYFKALHPDVDVPRPVKLQGCITCHPNAQQFDFRTITSTVAN, encoded by the coding sequence ATCGTCCTAGGGTTACTCCTCCTCGTGTGGAGTGTGCTCATGGGTTGGAGTCTAGGCCAAATAACTCAAGCAACACCAGCGGCGATCGCCCAACTTCGACCTACCACTCCTACCATCAATGATCCCCTCGCGCCATTGCCGACTCCCTCTCCAACTCCCAGAAGCCAACCAAAACCAGGCATTCCTGGTGTTGATCCGGTGCCTCCGTCCTATCAACTAGGGCAAGAACTTTACCTAGAAACCTGCGGCACTTGTCATCTGGCTATTCCTCCAGAGGTATTGCCCACAGCCACTTGGGCAGAACTACTTGTGCAGCCTCGACACTATAGCGTTGTCCTCAACTTACCCGGAGACCCCGCCAGGGCACTAATGTGGAACTACCTGCGCAACTTTTCTCGCCCACTGTTGGCAGATGAGCAAAAGCCTTTGTTCTTAGACAAATCTCGATACTTCAAGGCACTGCATCCTGATGTGGATGTCCCTCGACCTGTAAAGCTTCAGGGTTGTATCACATGCCATCCTAATGCTCAACAGTTTGACTTTCGCACAATTACTAGCACCGTTGCCAATTAA